The Populus alba chromosome 4, ASM523922v2, whole genome shotgun sequence genome contains a region encoding:
- the LOC118039012 gene encoding dimethylnonatriene synthase, producing MRCIQTIFFSSLDFFYIQFQMILEALILVFLYGFWKILARNSESKKPTRAPEPSGAWPLFGHLPSLVGKDPACKTLGAIADKYGPIYSLKFGIHRTLVVSSWETVKDCLNTNDRVLATRAGIAAGKHMFYDNAAFALAPYGQYWRDVRKLATLQLLSNQRLEMLKHVRVSEVDTFIKGLHSFYAGNVGSPAKVNISKLLESLTFNINLRTIVGKRYCSSTYDKENSEPWRYKKAIKKALYLSGIFVMSDAIPFLEWLDYQGHVSAMKKTAKELDAVIRNWLEEHLKKKKDGELGSDRESDFMDLMISNLAEGPDKISGYSRDVVIKATALILTLTGAGSTATTLVWTLSLLLNNPTVLKAAQEELDEQVGRERWVEESDIQNLKYLQAIVKETLRLYPPGPLTGIREAMEDCSIGGYDVPKGTRLVVNIWKLHRDPRVWKNPSEFKPDRFLTTHADLDFRGQNMEFIPFSSGRRSCPAINLGLIVVHLTLARILQGFDLTTVAGLPVDMIEGPGIALPKETPLEVVIKPRLGLELY from the exons ATGAGGTGCATTCAAACCATCTTCTTTTCCTCCCTGGATTTCTTTTATATCCAATTCCAAATGATTCTTGAGGCTCTCATTTTGGTATTCCTTTATGGTTTCTGGAAAATCTTGGCCAGAAATAGTGAAAGCAAAAAACCAACCAGAGCCCCTGAACCATCCGGGGCATGGCCGTTATTTGGTCACCTCCCTAGTCTGGTTGGCAAAGACCCAGCATGTAAAACCCTTGGAGCCATTGCCGATAAATATGGCCCTATTTACTCACTCAAGTTCGGCATTCATCGAACCCTAGTGGTCAGTAGTTGGGAAACAGTGAAGGATTGCTTAAACACCAATGACAGAGTTTTGGCTACCAGAGCAGGCATAGCAGCAGGGAAACATATGTTTTATGACAACGCAGCTTTTGCATTAGCCCCGTATGGACAGTATTGGCGAGATGTCCGAAAGCTGGCCACTCTTCAGCTTCTATCAAATCAGCGGCTTGAAATGCTCAAGCATGTCCGTGTGTCAGAAGTAGACACGTTCATCAAAGGTTTGCACAGTTTTTATGCAGGAAATGTGGGCTCCCCTGCGAAGGTGAATATAAGCAAATTGTTGGAAAGCTTGACGTTCAACATAAACCTTAGAACAATAGTCGGGAAGCGGTATTGCAGCAGCACATATGACAAGGAGAACAGCGAGCCCTGGCGTTACaaaaaagccataaaaaaagCCTTGTATCTGAGTGGGATTTTTGTAATGTCGGATGCGATTCCATTTCTTGAATGGCTTGATTACCAGGGGCATGTAAGTGCTATGAAGAAGACTGCCAAGGAACTTGATGCCGTGATACGAAATTGGCTGGAAGAacatcttaagaaaaaaaaagatggcgaATTGGGAAGCGATCGTGAGAGCGACTTCATGGACTTGATGATCTCTAACCTTGCCGAAGGTCCTGATAAGATTTCTGGCTATTCGCGTGATGTTGTCATCAAGGCAACAGCTTTG ATTCTGACCCTCACAGGAGCAGGAAGCACCGCAACTACATTAGTTTGGACGCTGTCCCTATTGCTAAACAACCCAACCGTGCTAAAGGCTGCTCAAGAAGAGCTGGACGAGCAAGTAGGAAGAGAAAGATGGGTGGAAGAATCAGATATACAGAACCTCAAGTACCTCCAAGCAATTGTGAAAGAAACCCTGCGCTTATACCCTCCAGGCCCCTTAACAGGAATACGTGAGGCCATGGAAGATTGTTCTATTGGTGGCTATGATGTTCCTAAGGGCACTCGACTAGTAGTAAACATATGGAAGCTGCATCGAGACCCTCGTGTGTGGAAAAACCCAAGCGAGTTTAAACCTGACAGGTTCTTGACAACCCATGCTGATCTTGATTTTAGGGGTCAAAATATGGAGTTCATTCCTTTTAGCTCGGGGAGAAGATCTTGCCCTGCCATAAATCTTGGCTTGATAGTGGTTCATCTGACACTTGCTAGGATCCTTCAGGGTTTTGATTTAACAACTGTTGCAGGCTTGCCTGTGGACATGATTGAAGGCCCAGGCATTGCCTTGCCGAAGGAGACCCCTCTCGAAGTTGTCATCAAACCACGCCTAGGATTGGAGCTCTACTAG